A stretch of DNA from Streptomyces gobiensis:
CTCGATGGCCGGGACGACATCACTCTTGCTGAACGGCTTCACGAGATACGCCATGGCCCCGGCGTCCCGGGCCCGCTCCACGAGGTCGCGCTGCGAGAACGCGGTGAGCATCAGGACCGGGGCGATGTTCTCCTCGGCGATCTTCTCCGCGGCGGAGATCCCGTCCAGGACGGGCATCTTCACATCGAGGATGACCAGATCCGGCTTGTGCTCCCGCGCGAGCTCAATCGCGGTCTGCCCGTCTCCGGCCTCCCCGACGACGGAGTAGCCCTCTTCCTCCAGCATCTCCTTGAGGTCGAGCCGGATGAGGGCCTCGTCCTCCGCGATGACGACTCGCGTCGTCAATGGCGGGACATGGGCATCGGCCCCCTCAGAGGTGTCGGCTGGCGTATTGGGCTCGGGGACGTCAGCGGCGCTCACGGGGCTCCTCGCTTTCGGGCAGGTGGGGCACCCCGAGCCTACCTAGGTCCTGTATGGTGGTGTCACAGCGGGTGACCGCTAACCTTCGTTTTCAAGGAAGCCCCGGTAGTCCAGCGGAAGAGACACGGTGCTCAAACCACCGACAGCGTGGGTTCGAATCCCACCCGGGGCACTTTTCCTGTGTTTCGTAGGTCTGCCTACCGTTGGCGATCTTCACCCCTTGAGGTGAACGGCTCTTCGAATTGCCGCGCGATCGCACGGCTACAGGCAACGTCGCGGACATGTACGACCTAGACACACGCAAACGCGCCCTCGCGCTCATCGGACAAGGCCGCAGCCTCAACTCCGTGAGCAGGCAGATCGGGATATCGAGGGCTGCCATCCGCGAGTGGCAGACCCGACTTGAGCCCCTGCGGGATTCGGAGTGCCTAAGATGCGGGCCTGAGCCAGCGCTCCCGCAGGACACCACTGCGTATAC
This window harbors:
- a CDS encoding ANTAR domain-containing response regulator, translated to MSAADVPEPNTPADTSEGADAHVPPLTTRVVIAEDEALIRLDLKEMLEEEGYSVVGEAGDGQTAIELAREHKPDLVILDVKMPVLDGISAAEKIAEENIAPVLMLTAFSQRDLVERARDAGAMAYLVKPFSKSDVVPAIEMAVSRFTELKALEKEVADLSQRLETRKLVDRAKSVLQTQYGLTEPAAFRWIQKTSMDRRLSMQQVAEAVIEDAEEKKQQK